A DNA window from Litorivicinus lipolyticus contains the following coding sequences:
- a CDS encoding S-(hydroxymethyl)glutathione dehydrogenase/class III alcohol dehydrogenase, whose amino-acid sequence MKTRAAVALEAGRPLEIMEVDLAGPRDGEVLVEIMATGICHTDEFTKSGADPEGAFPAILGHEGAGIVREVGKGVKGLVPGDHVIPLYTPECRECDYCLHPKTNLCQAIRTTQGQGLMPDGTSRFSINGKPVLHYMGTSTFSNFTVVPEIALAKVRKDAPFDKICYIGCGVTTGIGAVINTAKAEPGCNAVVFGLGGIGLNVIQGLRMIGANKIIGVDMNDSKEAWGRKFGMTDFVNPSKVGGDLVAHLVEMTNGGADYSFECIGNVNVMRQALECCHKGWGESIIIGVAGAGQEIATRPFQLVTGRSWRGSAFGGARGRTDVPKIVDWYMDGKIDIDSMITHTMGLEDINKGFELMHSGESIRSVVVY is encoded by the coding sequence ATGAAAACGCGCGCTGCTGTGGCTCTGGAAGCCGGTCGCCCCCTCGAGATTATGGAAGTCGATTTGGCAGGCCCTCGCGACGGCGAAGTGCTGGTCGAAATCATGGCCACCGGCATTTGCCACACGGACGAATTCACCAAGTCCGGGGCCGACCCCGAGGGCGCATTTCCGGCGATTTTGGGCCACGAAGGGGCCGGTATCGTGCGTGAAGTTGGGAAAGGCGTGAAAGGCTTGGTGCCGGGTGATCATGTCATCCCGCTGTACACCCCCGAGTGCCGTGAATGCGACTACTGTTTGCACCCCAAGACCAACCTGTGCCAGGCCATTCGTACCACCCAGGGTCAGGGCCTGATGCCGGACGGCACCAGCCGCTTCAGCATCAACGGCAAACCGGTCCTGCACTACATGGGCACGTCAACCTTTTCGAACTTTACCGTGGTGCCCGAAATCGCGCTGGCCAAGGTACGTAAGGACGCGCCCTTCGATAAAATTTGCTACATCGGCTGCGGCGTTACCACTGGCATCGGCGCCGTTATCAACACCGCCAAAGCCGAGCCGGGTTGCAACGCAGTCGTGTTTGGGCTCGGCGGCATCGGCCTGAATGTTATCCAGGGCCTGCGCATGATCGGCGCCAACAAAATCATCGGCGTCGACATGAATGATTCCAAGGAAGCCTGGGGGCGCAAATTCGGCATGACCGACTTCGTTAACCCAAGCAAAGTCGGCGGTGATTTAGTCGCGCACCTGGTCGAGATGACCAACGGCGGTGCCGACTACAGTTTTGAGTGCATCGGCAACGTCAATGTCATGCGCCAAGCGCTGGAATGCTGCCACAAAGGCTGGGGCGAGAGCATTATCATCGGCGTCGCCGGTGCCGGTCAGGAAATCGCAACGCGCCCGTTCCAGCTGGTCACCGGACGATCATGGCGCGGCAGTGCCTTTGGCGGCGCGCGCGGACGCACGGACGTGCCGAAAATCGTCGACTGGTACATGGACGGCAAAATCGACATCGACTCAATGATCACCCACACCATGGGCCTGGAAGACATCAACAAAGGCTTTGAGTTAATGCATTCCGGCGAATCCATTCGCAGCGTCGTGGTCTACTGA
- the fghA gene encoding S-formylglutathione hydrolase, protein METLSTAIAFGGTQGVYRHASATTGTAMTFAVYTPPGDGPFPVLWYLSGLTCSHQNVMDKGEYRRMAAELGLMIVCPDTSPRGGDVMAHDDDWQLGCGAGFYLDATTPGYQHFQMYSYLTDELPALLGAYFADADLSRQGIFGHSMGGHGALTLALKNPERFKSCSAFAPIVHPSTADWSSKALRTYLGDDPAHWRAYDAISLIEDGHRFDAFLVDQGEADSFLHDGLRPWLFQDACESTGQDLTLRMQPGYDHSYFFISTFMDDHLHWHAQRLG, encoded by the coding sequence ATGGAGACGTTATCCACTGCGATCGCATTTGGCGGCACACAGGGCGTGTACCGTCACGCCTCGGCCACGACCGGCACGGCGATGACCTTTGCGGTATATACGCCGCCCGGGGATGGGCCCTTCCCGGTCCTGTGGTACCTGTCTGGTCTGACCTGCTCGCACCAAAACGTTATGGACAAGGGCGAATACCGACGCATGGCCGCCGAATTGGGGCTGATGATTGTGTGCCCCGACACCAGCCCCCGAGGCGGTGACGTCATGGCCCACGATGACGACTGGCAGTTGGGGTGTGGTGCCGGGTTTTACCTCGACGCGACCACGCCGGGGTACCAGCATTTCCAGATGTACAGCTACCTGACGGATGAGCTGCCGGCGCTGTTGGGCGCGTATTTTGCCGATGCTGACCTGAGCCGCCAGGGCATATTTGGCCACTCCATGGGCGGTCACGGTGCGCTGACCCTCGCCTTAAAAAACCCTGAACGGTTCAAAAGTTGTTCGGCCTTCGCCCCGATCGTTCATCCGTCAACCGCGGACTGGTCCAGCAAGGCCCTGCGCACGTACCTCGGGGACGATCCGGCCCACTGGCGCGCCTACGACGCCATCAGCCTGATCGAAGACGGTCATCGTTTTGATGCCTTTTTGGTGGACCAGGGCGAAGCCGACAGCTTTTTACATGACGGTCTGCGGCCGTGGCTGTTTCAGGACGCCTGCGAAAGCACGGGGCAGGATTTGACGCTGCGAATGCAGCCCGGATACGACCATTCGTACTTCTTTATTTCGACCTTTATGGACGATCACCTGCACTGGCATGCGCAGCGTTTGGGGTAA
- a CDS encoding class II aldolase/adducin family protein, which yields MTLEQQQEQVRIDLAAMFRLTAHFGWDDTIWNHITARVPGRDNHFYMHRFGLGYDEVSASNLITVDQDGRVVEGPEDVNTAGFIIHSAIHLADSHKHNRFVFHAHPQSAIAATAFREIPFHVQDSSMLYGKVGYHDWEGLSVDPDERHRIAENLGDNSVLIMRNHGFLTVGESAGECFMNMYYAVRLCEVALQVAATQGVPLAQTDPELWALASKQYESFSPGKYEWPALLRRCDRLDPSYKQ from the coding sequence ATGACCTTAGAACAACAGCAAGAACAGGTCCGAATCGACCTCGCCGCCATGTTTCGCCTGACCGCTCATTTTGGTTGGGACGACACCATTTGGAACCACATCACCGCGCGCGTGCCCGGCCGCGACAATCATTTTTACATGCACCGTTTTGGCCTCGGCTATGACGAAGTGTCTGCGTCCAACTTGATCACGGTTGACCAGGACGGCCGCGTCGTTGAAGGCCCAGAGGACGTCAATACCGCAGGCTTCATCATCCACAGTGCGATTCACCTGGCCGACAGCCACAAACATAACCGATTTGTTTTTCACGCCCATCCGCAAAGCGCCATCGCCGCGACCGCCTTTCGTGAAATTCCATTTCACGTGCAGGACTCGTCAATGCTGTACGGCAAGGTCGGTTATCACGACTGGGAGGGGCTATCGGTCGACCCGGATGAGCGCCATCGCATCGCAGAAAACCTGGGCGATAACAGCGTCCTAATCATGCGCAATCACGGTTTCCTGACGGTTGGCGAAAGCGCCGGTGAATGCTTTATGAACATGTACTACGCGGTGCGCCTGTGTGAAGTCGCGTTGCAAGTCGCAGCCACCCAGGGCGTGCCATTGGCCCAGACCGACCCGGAGCTGTGGGCGCTGGCGTCCAAGCAATACGAATCTTTTTCCCCAGGAAAATACGAGTGGCCCGCCCTGCTACGACGCTGTGACCGGCTAGACCCGAGCTACAAGCAATGA
- a CDS encoding NAD(P)-dependent oxidoreductase has product MKSVGIIGLGNMGVGMAANLQRYCAAHGQVLRVFDLDREKVRTLSAAGAHASHSVAELAADCDLVMTSLPSAREINAVAEAIFEHAKPNTLWLETSTNNVADWHALTQRAPAHLTLVDAPITGGFEGARDGTLTMLLGGHEDDIAPIRALLGAITQRALVMGPSGAGYVTKLAQLHLNYLVAQGIGEALMLGAKAGLALDQLHDVLSHSCAQSYVVDAYVPRVLDGSYDPSFALGLARKDMRLICELGDHLGVDLELGKQVLAAYEDATERFGFEAPHLSILKRIEDSSETELRA; this is encoded by the coding sequence ATGAAATCGGTCGGCATTATTGGCCTGGGCAATATGGGCGTCGGCATGGCCGCCAACCTGCAGCGTTACTGTGCCGCCCATGGGCAGGTTCTGCGCGTGTTTGATCTTGATCGCGAAAAGGTCCGGACCTTAAGCGCCGCTGGCGCCCACGCCAGCCACTCGGTTGCCGAATTGGCCGCGGATTGTGACCTGGTGATGACCTCGCTACCCAGCGCACGAGAGATCAACGCGGTCGCCGAGGCCATCTTTGAGCACGCCAAGCCGAATACCCTGTGGCTTGAAACCAGCACCAACAACGTGGCGGACTGGCACGCCCTGACCCAACGCGCGCCGGCACACCTGACGTTAGTTGATGCGCCGATAACGGGTGGTTTTGAGGGCGCGCGCGACGGCACGCTTACGATGCTGTTGGGCGGACACGAAGATGATATTGCGCCGATCCGAGCGTTGTTGGGCGCAATCACCCAGCGCGCCTTGGTGATGGGCCCCAGCGGCGCAGGTTACGTCACCAAGTTGGCCCAGCTGCATCTCAATTACCTGGTCGCCCAAGGCATCGGTGAGGCCTTAATGTTAGGCGCAAAAGCCGGCCTGGCGCTGGATCAACTGCACGACGTACTAAGCCACAGCTGCGCCCAAAGCTACGTCGTTGACGCCTACGTTCCGCGCGTGCTGGACGGCTCATACGACCCCTCATTTGCACTGGGCTTAGCGCGCAAAGACATGCGCCTAATCTGCGAGTTGGGTGACCACCTGGGGGTCGATTTAGAGCTGGGTAAGCAGGTGTTAGCGGCCTATGAAGATGCCACTGAGCGCTTTGGATTCGAGGCACCCCACCTGTCGATACTCAAGCGCATAGAGGACAGCAGCGAAACCGAGCTGCGCGCCTGA
- a CDS encoding mandelate racemase/muconate lactonizing enzyme family protein has translation MIANATLDVLRLPLAKPMSTAIHRTDAVYCVALSVETDRARGESFVFSLNPDRAMALRYMIQSLLPIYQNQDEQQVQTLWDAAMLDINPVGTQGFAVSAISAWDTAVWDAIGHSADQPLADLFGRQRDRISAYASSGLWLNQSIDQLIEEAHGFVNQGFRAVKLRVDGRIARDQARAAALRSSLGPDIEILVDANQSLTEDNAIALAHALAPSQIGWLEEPVLAADLDAQARVKAASPIPIASGETDYTARGMARILAQDCTDVLMPDLQRIGGLSEMRRVSAMAEAAGVPISTHIFTEYSLSIAAASAGCISVEHVDWFADLFQAPIQIEQGQALLPRGAGTGFRFARDRFADWRFNH, from the coding sequence ATGATTGCGAACGCGACCCTCGACGTACTGCGTTTGCCGTTGGCCAAACCCATGTCGACCGCAATCCACCGCACCGACGCCGTCTATTGCGTGGCCCTTAGCGTCGAAACCGACCGCGCACGGGGCGAGTCCTTTGTTTTTAGCCTGAACCCCGACCGGGCCATGGCGCTGCGCTACATGATCCAAAGCCTACTGCCGATTTATCAGAATCAGGACGAACAGCAGGTCCAGACACTGTGGGACGCGGCCATGCTGGACATCAATCCGGTCGGCACCCAGGGCTTTGCGGTGTCGGCCATTAGCGCATGGGACACGGCCGTCTGGGACGCCATTGGGCACAGCGCAGACCAACCCTTGGCCGATCTGTTCGGGCGTCAGCGCGATCGTATCAGCGCCTACGCAAGTTCCGGGTTGTGGCTAAATCAGAGCATTGATCAACTCATCGAAGAGGCCCACGGCTTCGTCAATCAGGGTTTTCGCGCGGTTAAGTTACGTGTTGACGGGCGCATCGCCCGAGACCAGGCACGCGCCGCGGCGTTACGGTCCAGCCTCGGCCCGGACATCGAAATATTGGTCGATGCCAATCAATCGTTGACCGAGGACAATGCAATCGCCCTCGCCCACGCCCTCGCTCCCAGTCAAATCGGCTGGCTTGAAGAGCCCGTGTTGGCCGCGGATTTGGACGCCCAAGCACGGGTCAAAGCGGCCTCACCTATCCCCATCGCCAGTGGCGAAACGGACTACACCGCGCGCGGCATGGCGCGAATTTTGGCGCAGGACTGCACCGATGTATTAATGCCGGACCTGCAGCGTATCGGCGGACTGTCCGAGATGCGCCGCGTCAGTGCGATGGCCGAGGCCGCCGGAGTCCCCATTTCCACCCACATATTCACCGAATACAGTCTATCGATTGCCGCCGCCAGCGCCGGCTGTATCAGCGTCGAGCATGTCGACTGGTTTGCCGACTTATTTCAGGCGCCGATCCAAATTGAGCAAGGCCAAGCCTTGCTTCCCCGCGGCGCCGGCACCGGTTTCCGCTTTGCCCGCGACCGCTTCGCCGACTGGCGCTTCAATCACTGA
- a CDS encoding HalD/BesD family halogenase, translated as MMTLATLSDLGSALSDIVDLQRYPIDRLDSADGQHMLADARRGLDSVGCCCLPNFVKPEALALMKAEIEAGYEQIFWSENSHNPYFSKDQPELAADHPRRHFERRTSGFFNADLIAASSPMTTLYDSELMRRFVGESLRDTHIYCWADPLGRNPYGVMKPGDYFPWHFDGNAYTVSILVQEADAGGVFEYAPDLRAPDNEHYPAVAEVLAGSRERVQQLALKEGDLQIFKGRYSMHRVTAVSGSRNRYIALPTYTRDPDTVNNVERSRQIYGRATAVHHERAALARIDRLSD; from the coding sequence ATGATGACGTTAGCCACCCTTTCAGACCTCGGCAGTGCCTTGTCGGACATTGTTGATTTGCAGCGCTATCCGATCGATCGGTTGGATTCAGCGGACGGTCAGCACATGTTAGCGGACGCTCGACGGGGATTAGATTCGGTCGGGTGTTGTTGCCTACCCAACTTCGTCAAGCCCGAGGCGTTGGCGTTGATGAAGGCCGAAATTGAAGCCGGCTACGAACAGATTTTTTGGTCGGAGAACTCACACAATCCTTACTTCTCCAAAGACCAGCCCGAGCTGGCGGCCGATCATCCACGGCGTCATTTTGAGCGCCGAACCAGTGGTTTTTTTAATGCCGACTTGATTGCTGCCTCGTCGCCGATGACGACGCTGTACGACAGCGAGTTAATGCGCCGGTTTGTCGGTGAAAGCCTGCGCGATACGCACATTTATTGTTGGGCAGATCCACTGGGCCGCAACCCCTATGGGGTGATGAAGCCGGGTGACTATTTTCCATGGCACTTTGACGGCAATGCCTACACCGTCAGCATCCTCGTTCAGGAGGCTGACGCAGGCGGCGTATTTGAGTATGCGCCGGACCTTCGTGCGCCTGACAATGAACACTACCCAGCGGTTGCTGAGGTGCTGGCGGGGTCGCGTGAACGGGTTCAACAGCTAGCGCTGAAAGAGGGTGACCTGCAAATTTTTAAAGGCCGCTATTCGATGCACCGAGTGACGGCGGTTAGTGGCTCGCGCAATCGCTATATTGCGCTGCCGACCTACACCCGCGACCCCGATACGGTGAATAACGTGGAACGTTCACGTCAAATTTATGGTCGTGCGACCGCCGTGCACCATGAGCGCGCGGCGCTTGCGCGGATTGATCGACTCAGTGATTGA
- a CDS encoding LysR family transcriptional regulator, with the protein MNLSHLKAFLEIAELGSFQRSAERLHITQSTISARIKTLEDQLGQTLFQRHRDGAVLTPHGHKLVRHAQSAVQAWEQAKQQLALPEQLDSMLAIGVQTDLWNSLLKPWLGRIKQTHPDIGLTLRSDYSEALLAQLHEGRLDAAITYRPSRLPGFHSSELIRDDLMLVSTYPRPAQLDWREDYVFVDWGADFRRAHQAAYPTLRAPALTVGSFPLALDWLNSYGGSTFLPERIAKPLIDSGALHAVAGAPRFAHTIYLVRARDTLNPALDGALDLLRAFTETGLRGQGPARD; encoded by the coding sequence ATGAACCTCAGTCACCTCAAAGCCTTTTTAGAAATTGCCGAGCTGGGCAGCTTTCAACGCAGCGCCGAGCGCCTTCACATCACCCAGTCAACCATCAGCGCGCGCATCAAGACGCTGGAAGACCAGCTGGGACAAACCCTGTTTCAACGTCACCGCGATGGCGCCGTACTGACGCCCCACGGACACAAGTTAGTCCGTCACGCCCAATCTGCCGTGCAAGCTTGGGAGCAGGCAAAACAACAATTGGCCTTGCCCGAGCAACTGGATTCAATGTTGGCGATCGGTGTCCAAACGGACCTGTGGAATTCGCTATTAAAACCCTGGCTTGGCCGCATCAAACAGACCCATCCAGATATTGGACTGACCCTTCGCAGCGATTACAGCGAGGCCTTACTGGCGCAGTTACATGAAGGTCGACTGGATGCCGCGATTACCTACCGGCCCAGCCGACTGCCCGGCTTTCACTCCAGCGAGCTTATTCGTGACGACCTGATGTTGGTGTCGACGTACCCGAGGCCGGCGCAACTGGACTGGCGCGAGGACTACGTCTTTGTCGATTGGGGAGCTGACTTTCGACGCGCGCACCAAGCCGCTTACCCGACGCTGCGTGCGCCGGCGCTGACGGTGGGCAGCTTCCCACTGGCGCTGGATTGGCTGAACAGTTACGGCGGCAGTACCTTCTTACCTGAGCGTATTGCTAAACCGCTGATCGACTCGGGCGCATTGCACGCCGTCGCCGGCGCACCACGATTTGCCCATACCATTTACTTGGTGCGCGCGCGCGATACCTTGAACCCGGCACTGGATGGTGCGCTAGACCTGCTTCGAGCGTTCACCGAAACAGGCCTCCGAGGCCAAGGGCCCGCACGGGACTAG